The Populus alba chromosome 6, ASM523922v2, whole genome shotgun sequence genome contains a region encoding:
- the LOC118033628 gene encoding auxin response factor 19 isoform X2, with translation MKSPETGAGGTAATSTATNGEGAEKKSINPELWQACAGPLVNLPAAGTHVVYFPQGHSEQVAASMKKDVDAQIPNYPNLPSKLLCLLHNVTLHADPETDEVYAQMTLQPVSSFDKDALLRSDLALKSNKPQTEFFCKTLTASDTSTHGGFSVPRRAAEKIFPPLNFSMQPPAQELVARDLHDNVWTFRHIYRGQPKRHLLTTGWSLFVSGKRLFAGDSVLFIRDEKQQLLLGIRRANRQPTNLSSSVLSSDSMHIGILAAAAHAAANNSPFTVFYNPRASPSEFVIPLAKYYKAVYSNQISLGMRFRMMFETEESGTRRYMGTITGISDLDPVRWKNSQWRNLQVGWDESTAGERRNRVSIWEIEPVTAPFFICPPPFFRSKRPRQPGMPDDDSSDLDSLFKRTMPWLGDEFCMKDPQALPGLSLVQWMNMQQNPSLANSMQPNYMQSLSGSVLQNLPGADLSRQLGLSSPQMPQPNNVQFNAQRLPQQAQQLDQLPKLQSSLIPLGSIMQPQQQMGDITQQSRQNLMAQTLPTSQVQAQLLQPQTLAQTNNILQQQPSIQSHQVLRNLPQTLHHQQQNQQQHIMGQNQQQSLMQSQLSDHVNQHMQISDNQIQLQLLQKLQQQQQSLLAQQSAMQQAGHLGQLQDSQRQLLDASQSFSRSMAPSQMLEIPQTAPTSLPQPNTIPQQLTKNNNQNNARFSHPPQQPKLQQQQTGILPLSEMAGHMGLLPSSMANQLSTAGSSILTAAAGQGQSGITDDVPSCSTSPSTNNCPNIVQPMINSRAHRSTAMGEDMAQSAATLLNPSALETVSSNGNLVKDLLQKSEVKPSLNISKNQSPGFFTPQTYLNGVAAQTDYLDTSSSTTSICLSQNDVHLQQNNNSLSYNPQPMLLRDTIHDGELQADLRNNIPCGTNIDSQLAMPMSSDHLLTKGMVGLGKDFSNNFSSAGMLTSCETSKDPQQDLSSSMVSQSFGVPDMPFNSINSAINDNSCLNRGAWAPPQQQFQRMRTYTKVYKRGAVGRSIDIARYSGYAELKQDLARRFGIEGQLEDQQRMGWKLVYTDLDDDVLLVGDDPWEEFVNCVRHIKILSHQEVQQMSLDGDFGNSVLPNQACSSSDNVNA, from the exons GTTGCAGCATCCATGAAAAAGGATGTAGATGCCCAAATCCCAAACTACCCAAATCTTCCGTCGAAGCTACTTTGTCTCCTTCATAATGTCACCTTACAT gCGGACCCAGAAACAGATGAAGTTTATGCTCAGATGACCCTTCAACCTGTTTCTTCT TTTGACAAGGATGCATTATTGAGGTCAGATCTTGCACTGAAGTCAAATAAACCACAGACAGAGTTTTTCTGTAAAACATTAACAGCAAGTGATACTAGCACTCATGGAGGTTTCTCTGTTCCTCGTCGCGCAGCTGAGAAAATCTTCCCGCCACTT AATTTCTCCATGCAACCACCTGCTCAAGAACTTGTAGCCAGGGATTTGCATGATAATGTTTGGACTTTCCGGCATATCTATCGTG GACAACCAAAGCGTCATTTGCTTACAACTGGGTGGAGCCTATTTGTCAGTGGAAAGAGGCTTTTTGCCGGTGACTCAGTTTTATTTATCAG AGATGAAAAGCAGCAGCTTCTATTGGGCATCAGAAGGGCTAACAGGCAACCTACCAACTTATCATCATCAGTATTGTCAAGTGATAGCATGCATATTGGGATCCTAGCTGCTGCAGCCCATGCAGCAGCAAACAATAGCCCTTTTACTGTGTTCTATAATCCCAG GGCAAGTCCATCAGAATTTGTTATCCCTTTAGCCAAGTATTACAAGGCAGTGTACAGCAACCAAATATCCCTTGGAATGCGTTTTCGCATGATGTTTGAAACTGAAGAGTCAGGAACAAGAAG GTATATGGGCACCATTACAGGTATCAGTGATCTTGATCCTGTAAGATGGAAAAATTCACAATGGCGTAATTTGCAG GTTGGTTGGGATGAATCCACTGCTGGTGAAAGACGCAATCGAGTTTCAATATGGGAGATTGAACCGGTGACTGCTCCGTTTTTTATATGTCCTCCACCATTCTTTAGATCTAAGCGTCCAAGGCAACCAGGAATGCCAG ATGATGATTCCTCTGATTTAGATAGCTTATTCAAGAGGACTATGCCTTGGCTTGGTGATGAGTTCTGCATGAAAGATCCCCAGGCTCTCCCTGGCCTAAGCTTAGTCCAGTGGATGAACATGCAGCAAAACCCTTCCCTGGCCAACTCAATGCAACCCAACTACATGCAATCCTTGTCAGGATCTGTTCTGCAGAATCTTCCTGGAGCTGATCTTTCCCGTCAGTTAGGCTTGTCATCACCTCAAATGCCTCAGCCAAACAACGTACAGTTCAACGCCCAAAGGCTGCCTCAGCAAGCACAACAGCTTGATCAGCTTCCAAAGCTACAGTCCTCACTGATCCCACTGGGTTCCATCATGCAGCCACAGCAACAGATGGGTGACATCACTCAACAATCAAGGCAAAATTTAATGGCTCAAACTCTACCCACAAGTCAAGTTCAAGCCCAACTTCTGCAGCCTCAAACTCTTGCCCAGACCAATAACATTCTTCAGCAACAGCCATCTATACAAAGTCATCAGGTTCTTAGAAACCTTCCTCAAACCTTGCACCACCAGCAGCAGAATCAACAGCAACATATTATGGGTCAGAACCAACAGCAAAGCCTAATGCAATCCCAGTTGTCTGATCATGTAAACCAACATATGCAAATTTCAGACAATCAGATTCAGCTTCAACTTTTGCAGAAGCTTCAGCAGCAACAGCAATCACTTTTAGCACAGCAATCTGCAATGCAGCAGGCTGGTCACCTTGGACAGCTTCAAGATTCACAAAGACAGCTCCTGGATGCATCTCAGAGTTTTTCTAGGTCTATGGCACCCAGCCAAATGTTGGAAATCCCTCAAACTGCACCCACCTCTCTCCCTCAGCCAAATACTATTCCACAACAGTTGACTAAGAATAACAACCAAAACAATGCTCGATTCTCACATCCGCCTCAGCAGCCAAAACTTCAACAACAGCAGACTGGCATCCTGCCATTGTCTGAAATGGCAGGTCATATGGGGCTTCTGCCGAGCTCAATGGCCAATCAGCTCTCCACAGCTGGTAGCAGTATATTGACTGCAGCTGCAGGACAGGGACAGTCTGGGATTACTGATGATGTTCCTTCTTGTTCTACTTCACCTTCCACAAACAATTGTCCGAACATAGTTCAACCAATGATCAACAGTCGGGCCCACCGAAGCACAGCAATGGGGGAGGACATGGCTCAGTCTGCTGCCACACTCTTGAATCCTAGCGCTTTGGAAACCGTGTCCTCTAATGGTAATTTAGTTAAAGATCTGCTGCAGAAATCTGAGGTTAAGCCGTCGTTGAACATCTCCAAGAATCAAAGCCCAGGATTTTTTACCCCGCAAACATACCTAAATGGGGTAGCTGCTCAGACAGATTATCTGGACACGTCATCATCTACAACATCAATTTGCCTTTCTCAAAATGATGTCCATTTGCAGCAGAATAACAATTCACTGTCTTATAATCCACAACCAATGTTGTTGAGAGACACAATCCATGATGGTGAACTCCAGGCAGATCTGAGGAATAATATTCCATGTGGGACGAACATTGATAGCCAACTTGCGATGCCAATGAGTTCTGACCATTTATTAACAAAGGGCATGGTGGGGCTGGGGAAGGActtctcaaataatttttcttcgGCAGGCATGCTTACAAGTTGTGAAACCTCCAAAGATCCTCAACAGGATCTTTCATCCTCTATGGTTTCCCAGTCATTTGGAGTTCCAGATATGCCATTCAATTCAATTAACTCAGCAATCAATGACAATAGCTGCTTGAACAGAGGTGCTTGGGCTCCTCCACAGCAACAGTTTCAGCGAATGCGAACATATACAAAG GTGTACAAACGTGGAGCTGTGGGAAGGTCAATTGACATAGCCCGGTATTCAGGTTATGCCGAGCTTAAGCAAGATCTGGCTCGTAGGTTTGGTATAGAGGGACAGTTGGAAGATCAACAAAGGATGGGCTGGAAACTTGTCTACACGGATCTTGATGATGATGTCCTGCTAGTAGGGGATGACCCTTGGGA AGAGTTCGTGAACTGTGTCCGCCACATCAAGATCCTGTCTCATCAAGAAGTTCAACAGATGAGCTTAGATGGAGATTTTGGGAACTCTGTCCTTCCCAATCAAGCCTGCAGTAGTTCTGATAATGTCAATGCATAA